Proteins encoded in a region of the Aliivibrio fischeri ATCC 7744 = JCM 18803 = DSM 507 genome:
- a CDS encoding substrate-binding domain-containing protein: MATIKDVAKEAGVSVATVSRVVNKSPKASKAAIESVNAAMTKLGYRPNANARALVSKSTNTIGVLVADVSDPFFGSLIKAVDAVARANNKHLLIGNGYHNAQVEKEAIELLINSRCESLIIHSKGLSDDELTQFAKEVPGLVIINRHVPQIAHRCISLDNQLGSTLATEHLIENGHQQLAYINSNQQIDDSFDRKLGFTQALNKHGLPIDNSLLSEGEPTDEGGEKAMTQLIETKQPFSGVVCYNDYMAAGAIASLEKAGISVPDQVSIVGFDNGLIAKYVHPKLTTIDYPISEMATQAALLSLVLAKDEKPEIEKEVYAPTLIKRNSVHTQ; this comes from the coding sequence ATGGCAACCATTAAAGACGTAGCAAAAGAAGCTGGTGTATCTGTTGCCACCGTTTCTCGTGTAGTAAATAAATCACCTAAAGCAAGCAAAGCGGCAATAGAATCAGTCAATGCAGCAATGACCAAGCTTGGTTATCGACCCAATGCCAATGCTCGTGCTTTAGTGAGTAAAAGTACCAATACGATTGGTGTATTAGTCGCAGATGTCTCTGATCCATTTTTCGGCTCTCTCATAAAAGCAGTAGATGCCGTTGCCAGAGCCAACAATAAGCACTTATTGATCGGCAATGGTTATCATAATGCTCAAGTCGAAAAAGAAGCCATTGAATTATTAATTAATAGCCGTTGCGAATCCCTAATTATCCATTCGAAAGGGTTAAGTGATGACGAACTAACTCAATTCGCAAAAGAAGTTCCCGGCTTAGTCATCATTAACCGTCACGTTCCTCAAATTGCACATCGATGTATATCCCTTGATAATCAATTAGGGTCAACACTTGCAACAGAGCATCTCATTGAAAATGGTCACCAACAACTAGCTTACATTAATTCAAACCAACAAATTGATGACAGCTTTGATCGAAAGCTGGGATTTACTCAAGCCTTAAATAAACATGGATTACCCATTGATAATTCTTTATTAAGCGAAGGTGAGCCCACTGATGAAGGCGGTGAAAAAGCAATGACACAGTTAATTGAAACTAAACAACCATTCAGTGGTGTTGTTTGTTATAACGATTATATGGCTGCAGGAGCTATTGCCTCTCTTGAAAAAGCAGGAATTTCAGTACCAGATCAGGTTTCCATTGTTGGATTCGATAATGGTCTGATTGCTAAATACGTACATCCGAAATTAACGACCATTGATTACCCTATTAGTGAAATGGCCACACAAGCTGCACTGCTGTCCTTAGTTTTAGCAAAAGACGAAAAACCAGAAATAGAGAAAGAAGTGTATGCACCGACACTCATCAAACGTAATTCAGTACATACTCAATAA
- a CDS encoding ATP-binding protein gives MNNNMSLKKKSILALACYVCFLITVIGSITYYVVEPPIRENLENNLNLRTQLLAREIEDPLNHSLSTLHALVGVAASGYSIDVLEDMTYSVFKESDDIIISGGIWPEPNTLEPSKQLASIFYSRDERGKITSVNDYNIPSNTPYQQESWYTSVSHENSSHNISWSEVYIDPFTKQKMITASQPYFENNQFVGVATIDISLKGLIGVIESQAEKHQLGISVYDGNTTIAEYKFAVDESMYVVELFMDDLRWELKVVNSVLTVADETFAQVVDIELGIVPILLACVILAYYFINRSLINPIVLISQQVNERESSEKIDINYGYKDEIADLIYSFNQETEYLEIEKSKAEALAKAKSSFLANMSHEIRTPLNGIIGMSDILTETDLTPVQSEYVETIDTSSQTLLLLINDILDLSKIESGNLVIVPQESNVEEVAYDTLTVILSKATEKGLALQIDLANDLPELVMLDEHRLRQILMNLMSNAVKFTQDGAVILSINYQQKENGRGLLFFSVKDTGIGISKDKCEQIFEPFTQEDSSITRQFGGTGLGLAICRQLVEMLDGELKVDSEKGFGSKFHFILDVEVVEPTHKGLEQYAQSSCVIVSNHMLYATQLEMECKKLGINSRIVQKFVPQDDLISQSDVVIYCQKSSSEALNHVRQMNEYKHRPAIIICKKHQDEKVDFERTIEGVITYPLLGKRFYKVMKQAFIASQSHQGVISEVKTNGDSGYGEMIDSPHNSKDNLEIIKTVLVVEDNAINQKVASLLLKKAGFSVEIANNGQEALDMVMSKTSPYSLVLMDCMMPIMDGFAATEAIRKWEENQEQKRLPIIALTASVFVEDIDKCYQSGMDDYVAKPFRKELILEKLEAYT, from the coding sequence ATGAATAATAATATGTCATTAAAGAAAAAGAGCATTCTCGCATTAGCTTGTTATGTTTGTTTTTTAATTACGGTTATTGGCAGTATTACTTATTATGTTGTTGAACCTCCTATTCGTGAAAATCTTGAAAACAATCTTAATTTACGAACTCAACTTTTAGCTAGGGAAATAGAGGATCCACTTAATCATTCTCTTTCCACATTGCATGCACTTGTTGGGGTGGCGGCAAGCGGTTACTCTATCGATGTTCTTGAAGATATGACTTATTCTGTTTTCAAAGAGAGCGACGATATTATTATTAGTGGTGGCATTTGGCCAGAACCCAATACATTGGAGCCATCCAAACAATTAGCTAGCATTTTTTATTCTCGTGATGAACGAGGAAAAATCACCTCTGTTAACGATTACAACATTCCTAGCAATACACCTTATCAACAAGAGTCATGGTATACATCGGTTTCACATGAAAACAGTAGCCATAATATTTCATGGTCTGAGGTTTACATTGATCCTTTTACCAAGCAGAAAATGATCACCGCTTCACAACCTTATTTTGAAAATAATCAATTTGTTGGTGTGGCAACCATTGATATTTCATTAAAAGGGTTAATCGGTGTTATTGAATCACAAGCTGAGAAGCATCAGTTAGGGATATCTGTCTACGATGGAAACACCACAATAGCAGAATACAAATTCGCTGTTGATGAAAGTATGTATGTTGTAGAGCTCTTTATGGATGATCTTCGTTGGGAGCTCAAGGTGGTCAATTCAGTTCTTACTGTAGCTGATGAGACTTTCGCTCAGGTTGTTGATATTGAATTAGGGATTGTGCCTATTTTATTGGCTTGTGTGATTTTAGCTTATTATTTTATTAATCGTAGTTTAATCAATCCAATAGTCCTGATTTCACAACAAGTAAATGAGAGAGAATCGAGTGAAAAAATCGATATAAATTATGGTTATAAAGATGAAATTGCTGATTTGATCTACTCTTTTAATCAAGAGACAGAATACTTAGAAATTGAAAAGTCAAAAGCAGAAGCGTTAGCTAAAGCAAAAAGTTCATTTTTAGCCAACATGTCTCATGAAATTCGAACACCTTTAAATGGCATTATTGGCATGTCAGACATCTTAACTGAAACCGATTTAACTCCGGTTCAATCAGAATATGTTGAAACTATTGATACTTCTTCGCAAACACTGCTTTTATTGATTAACGATATTCTTGATTTATCAAAAATAGAATCTGGGAATTTAGTTATTGTTCCTCAAGAATCGAATGTCGAAGAAGTTGCCTACGATACTCTGACGGTCATTTTGAGCAAAGCGACAGAAAAAGGCTTAGCACTACAAATTGACCTTGCTAATGATTTACCTGAACTCGTAATGCTTGATGAGCATCGATTGCGCCAAATACTGATGAACTTAATGTCTAATGCCGTTAAATTTACTCAGGATGGTGCGGTCATTTTGTCCATTAATTATCAACAGAAAGAGAATGGAAGAGGGTTATTATTCTTCTCTGTAAAAGATACGGGTATTGGGATCAGTAAAGATAAGTGTGAACAGATTTTTGAACCGTTTACGCAAGAAGATAGCTCAATAACTCGTCAATTTGGTGGGACTGGTCTAGGGTTGGCAATATGTCGCCAGTTAGTTGAAATGCTTGATGGTGAGTTGAAAGTTGATTCAGAAAAAGGGTTTGGAAGTAAATTTCATTTTATATTAGATGTTGAGGTGGTTGAACCTACACATAAAGGATTAGAACAATATGCTCAGTCCTCATGTGTCATTGTGAGTAATCATATGCTTTATGCAACTCAGCTTGAGATGGAATGTAAAAAATTGGGAATTAATAGCAGAATTGTCCAAAAGTTTGTTCCGCAGGATGATCTAATCAGCCAAAGTGATGTGGTTATTTATTGTCAAAAATCCTCTTCAGAAGCATTAAATCATGTGAGGCAAATGAATGAATATAAGCATCGACCAGCGATTATCATTTGTAAAAAGCATCAAGATGAAAAGGTGGATTTTGAACGTACAATTGAAGGTGTCATTACTTATCCATTACTTGGTAAACGTTTTTATAAGGTAATGAAGCAAGCGTTTATTGCAAGCCAATCGCATCAAGGGGTTATTTCAGAAGTAAAAACAAACGGTGATTCTGGATATGGTGAGATGATAGATTCACCTCATAACAGTAAGGATAATCTGGAAATAATAAAAACGGTTCTTGTTGTTGAAGATAACGCGATTAATCAAAAAGTTGCATCGTTGTTGCTTAAAAAAGCCGGTTTTTCTGTTGAAATAGCCAATAATGGACAAGAAGCATTAGATATGGTGATGAGTAAAACGTCACCCTATAGTTTAGTTTTAATGGACTGCATGATGCCGATAATGGATGGATTTGCGGCTACTGAAGCGATTAGGAAATGGGAAGAGAATCAAGAGCAGAAACGCTTACCTATTATTGCGTTAACAGCGAGTGTTTTCGTTGAAGATATTGATAAATGCTACCAATCGGGAATGGATGATTACGTAGCAAAACCATTTAGAAAAGAATTGATTTTAGAGAAATTAGAAGCGTATACATAA
- a CDS encoding TetR/AcrR family transcriptional regulator translates to MQKKLTRSQQKHLDIINAAKEEFIEFGFLAANMDRITSSAEVSKRTLYRHFESKEVLFESVLTIINDSVNESVSYHFDFKKSMEEQLTEIAYKEIDVLYKTYGIALARTIVMEFLRQPEMAKHLIQNIYSIRAITQWFRSAIEAKRLKNIDPKQMTDVYVSLFQGLFFWPQVMHLDVEPQGKELRQKIETLTTIFLQSYGVAE, encoded by the coding sequence ATGCAAAAAAAATTGACAAGATCGCAACAAAAACACTTAGATATCATTAATGCAGCAAAAGAAGAATTTATTGAATTCGGCTTTTTAGCCGCGAATATGGATAGGATCACATCGTCTGCAGAAGTGTCTAAACGAACGCTTTATCGACATTTTGAAAGTAAAGAAGTGTTGTTTGAGTCAGTGCTCACCATTATTAATGATTCGGTGAATGAAAGTGTGTCTTATCATTTTGACTTTAAAAAAAGCATGGAAGAACAGTTAACTGAGATAGCTTACAAAGAAATTGATGTTCTTTATAAAACGTATGGTATTGCTTTAGCCCGTACGATTGTGATGGAGTTTTTACGTCAACCAGAGATGGCGAAGCACCTTATTCAAAATATTTACAGTATTCGTGCGATCACTCAGTGGTTTAGAAGTGCCATTGAGGCGAAAAGACTTAAAAATATCGACCCAAAGCAAATGACGGATGTGTATGTGAGCTTGTTTCAAGGATTGTTTTTTTGGCCTCAAGTGATGCATTTGGATGTTGAACCACAAGGGAAAGAACTAAGACAAAAAATAGAAACACTAACCACAATTTTCTTACAGAGTTATGGGGTTGCTGAGTAG
- a CDS encoding efflux RND transporter periplasmic adaptor subunit encodes MRSTTSTLMLIKKTAIAVSLAVGSMVISGCDTNEVAKEISQPTIRPALTEIVSPSANAQLRFNGVVRSAQRADLAFRMSGRVINVLVEEGQQVKKGQLLAQLDPRDAQTALESARVEYKNSKAEYTRGKAIYEKSQAIAKSDLDTLTTRYQLAKNRLDEAQRQLEYTQLHAPFDGVIGKKMIDNHIQIQANSPVLTVHNVDDLEVLINIPDSVMLGNLKGSKALAQISALRNETFPLVLSTYGTQADPITQTYLVVLKFEDLRGFNVLPGMTVKVVPVYSDEQDQASLLITVPLTAVVPDNQGGQFVWVVTQENKVQKRAINAGTLVSNRIVINDGLHTGERIIIAGASSLKEDMEVRAYTDTLSSQVEE; translated from the coding sequence ATGCGTTCTACCACTTCTACATTAATGTTAATTAAAAAAACGGCCATCGCAGTAAGTCTTGCTGTTGGCTCCATGGTAATTTCTGGTTGTGACACTAATGAAGTAGCTAAAGAGATCTCACAACCAACAATTAGACCAGCACTGACTGAGATAGTATCTCCTAGTGCTAATGCACAACTGCGTTTTAATGGCGTAGTTCGCTCTGCACAACGCGCAGATTTAGCGTTTAGAATGAGCGGTCGTGTGATCAATGTGTTGGTTGAAGAAGGTCAACAAGTTAAAAAAGGACAACTATTAGCTCAACTTGATCCTCGTGATGCACAAACAGCACTAGAATCTGCTCGTGTTGAATACAAAAACAGTAAAGCTGAATACACTCGTGGCAAAGCCATTTATGAAAAAAGCCAAGCGATAGCAAAAAGTGATTTAGATACCTTAACCACTCGTTATCAACTAGCTAAAAACCGTTTAGATGAAGCACAACGCCAGCTTGAATATACGCAGTTACATGCACCATTTGATGGTGTAATTGGCAAAAAAATGATTGATAATCACATTCAAATTCAAGCCAATAGCCCAGTATTAACGGTTCATAATGTTGATGATTTAGAAGTACTCATCAATATTCCTGACAGCGTAATGTTAGGGAATTTAAAAGGCTCGAAAGCACTGGCCCAAATCAGTGCACTTCGTAATGAAACCTTCCCTCTTGTGCTAAGCACTTATGGAACGCAAGCGGATCCAATCACGCAAACTTATCTTGTGGTTCTTAAATTTGAAGATCTGCGTGGTTTTAATGTACTTCCAGGGATGACGGTGAAAGTCGTACCGGTTTATTCAGATGAACAAGATCAAGCGTCATTACTCATCACTGTGCCACTAACAGCGGTTGTACCGGATAATCAAGGCGGACAATTTGTATGGGTGGTAACTCAAGAGAATAAAGTTCAAAAGCGTGCTATTAACGCAGGTACTTTAGTCTCCAATCGAATTGTTATTAACGATGGTTTGCATACTGGTGAGCGTATTATTATTGCAGGTGCTTCTAGCTTAAAAGAAGACATGGAAGTGAGAGCATATACTGACACGCTTTCTTCGCAGGTTGAGGAATAA
- a CDS encoding efflux RND transporter permease subunit, with product MDIARYTIAKRTSVWVLIALILFGGYLSYLKLGRFEDPEFVIRQAVINTPYSGATAQEVSDEVTDIIEGAVQSLQEVKEIKSVSKQGMSEVTVEIKLEFAGSQAALQQVWDKLRRKVGDAQRMLPPGAGSSIVNDDFSDVYALFFAVTGDGFSDKQLQDYVDDLRRELVLVPGVAKTATLGERQETIFIEMSGERMAKFGVSAEKVYQVLQKQNMVTVAGSIETDSMRIPVIPSSNVNSFNDLINLQINLGDNNAVLRLGDIATVTRGYQEPQSMMVRYNGQRAVGFGISNVAGGNVVDMGDAVKARIAELENQRPLGIELNVISMQSDSVRASVTNFIDNLIAAVVIVFIVLLLFMGVRSGIIIGFVLLLTVAGTLCIMLIEDIAMQRISLGALIIALGMLVDNAIVVTDGILVRLQTTPNDSRDEIVSDVVNATKWPLLGGTVVGICAFSAIGLSPSDMGEYAGSLFWVILYSMLLSWVFAVTITPMLCYDFLKVKPVDTQAPVGRISRWYRQLLTWVIKHRVISLSLLLMVLFTSIYGAKYIPPGFMPESQRAQFVVDVYLPQGSDIKRTEQTIASIEHDIKQKAGITNITSFVGGGGLRFMLTYSPEARNPSYGQLLIDIDDYQNIAPLLGELQSELDEKYTDASIKVWKFMLGRGGGKKIEAGFKGPDSAVLRQLAEQAKTIMLNDPQLIAVQDDWRQQVPVLRPRYSEEKAQQFGLTTQEINQAIAQTLSGRNVGVYREGNDLIPIVARSPETERSHQRAIENTEVYSHAVGGFISVSQLVESTDVVWEDAILRRIDRMPTILVQADPAPGVLTADAFNQVRQKIEAIELPSGYELIWYGEYKASKDANEGLVISAPYGFAAMILSVIFMFNALRQPLVIWLTAPLAIIGVTVGLIIFQTPFEFMAILGFLSLIGMMVKNAIVLVDQADAEIREGKLPYNAIIDASLSRARPVLLGALTTILGVAPLLIDPFFKSMAVTIMFGLLFATILTLIVIPLFYAMFFRIKAIDA from the coding sequence ATGGATATCGCTCGTTACACCATAGCTAAACGTACCTCGGTATGGGTGCTTATTGCGTTAATTTTATTTGGTGGCTATTTAAGCTACTTAAAACTTGGACGATTTGAAGATCCTGAATTTGTGATTCGCCAAGCGGTGATTAATACTCCTTATTCAGGTGCAACAGCACAAGAAGTCTCAGATGAAGTCACTGATATCATTGAAGGTGCGGTTCAATCTCTTCAAGAAGTGAAAGAAATAAAATCTGTATCGAAACAAGGCATGTCTGAAGTAACAGTTGAGATCAAACTTGAATTTGCAGGCAGTCAAGCCGCACTGCAACAAGTATGGGATAAGCTGCGCCGAAAAGTGGGTGATGCACAACGCATGTTACCTCCGGGAGCGGGCTCATCCATCGTTAATGATGATTTCTCAGATGTTTATGCCCTATTCTTCGCAGTGACTGGTGATGGGTTTAGTGATAAACAGCTGCAAGATTATGTTGATGATCTCCGACGAGAACTGGTATTGGTTCCCGGTGTAGCAAAAACAGCCACGTTAGGTGAACGCCAAGAGACCATTTTTATTGAAATGTCTGGCGAGCGTATGGCTAAGTTTGGCGTGTCAGCAGAAAAAGTGTATCAAGTATTGCAAAAGCAGAACATGGTAACGGTTGCAGGAAGTATTGAGACCGATTCAATGCGTATCCCTGTTATTCCAAGCTCAAATGTGAACTCGTTTAATGATCTCATTAATCTGCAAATCAATCTTGGAGATAACAATGCAGTACTTCGCTTAGGTGATATTGCAACGGTAACTCGTGGGTATCAAGAACCGCAAAGTATGATGGTTCGCTATAATGGTCAACGAGCGGTAGGGTTTGGTATCTCAAATGTCGCAGGTGGCAACGTGGTTGATATGGGTGATGCCGTAAAAGCACGTATTGCTGAATTAGAAAACCAGCGTCCTTTAGGTATTGAGCTAAATGTTATTTCAATGCAATCAGATTCGGTTCGAGCTTCGGTTACTAACTTTATTGATAACTTGATTGCTGCGGTTGTGATCGTATTTATTGTTCTTCTTCTCTTTATGGGCGTTCGCTCAGGGATCATTATCGGCTTTGTATTGCTATTAACTGTTGCTGGTACGTTATGCATCATGCTAATTGAAGACATTGCGATGCAACGCATTTCATTAGGTGCCTTAATCATCGCATTAGGGATGTTAGTGGATAACGCCATTGTAGTAACTGATGGTATTTTAGTTCGCTTACAAACAACGCCAAACGATAGTCGAGATGAAATCGTATCTGATGTGGTTAATGCGACAAAATGGCCTCTACTTGGCGGTACGGTTGTAGGTATCTGTGCATTCAGTGCAATTGGTTTATCACCATCTGATATGGGTGAATATGCAGGTTCGCTATTTTGGGTAATTCTTTACTCCATGCTACTAAGCTGGGTATTTGCCGTTACCATTACGCCGATGCTGTGTTATGACTTTTTGAAAGTAAAACCGGTAGACACACAAGCCCCCGTTGGCCGTATAAGCCGTTGGTATCGTCAATTATTAACTTGGGTAATCAAACACCGGGTAATTAGCCTTAGCCTATTATTAATGGTCTTATTTACTTCTATTTATGGGGCAAAATACATTCCACCAGGTTTTATGCCTGAATCTCAACGCGCACAATTTGTGGTTGATGTGTATTTACCTCAAGGCTCAGACATAAAACGTACAGAGCAAACTATTGCCAGTATTGAGCACGACATAAAACAAAAAGCAGGCATTACTAACATCACCAGTTTTGTTGGTGGCGGTGGTCTACGCTTTATGCTGACTTATTCACCAGAGGCGCGTAATCCAAGTTACGGTCAATTATTAATTGATATTGATGATTACCAAAACATTGCGCCATTATTGGGAGAATTACAAAGTGAGCTTGATGAAAAATACACAGATGCATCAATCAAAGTATGGAAATTCATGCTGGGTCGTGGGGGCGGTAAAAAAATTGAAGCTGGCTTTAAAGGTCCAGACAGTGCCGTACTTCGTCAATTAGCGGAACAAGCAAAAACCATCATGCTAAATGATCCACAATTGATTGCAGTTCAAGATGATTGGCGTCAACAAGTACCCGTGCTACGTCCTCGTTATTCAGAAGAAAAAGCACAACAATTTGGCTTAACAACACAAGAAATTAACCAGGCCATTGCACAGACCTTATCTGGACGTAATGTCGGTGTTTACCGTGAAGGTAATGATCTTATCCCGATTGTGGCACGTTCACCAGAAACAGAACGAAGCCACCAACGTGCAATTGAAAACACAGAAGTATACAGCCATGCTGTTGGCGGTTTTATTTCTGTTAGCCAATTAGTTGAATCCACTGATGTGGTTTGGGAAGATGCGATTTTGCGCCGTATTGATAGAATGCCAACGATTCTGGTGCAAGCGGACCCCGCTCCAGGCGTATTAACCGCTGATGCATTTAATCAAGTTCGTCAAAAAATCGAAGCGATCGAGCTGCCATCAGGTTATGAGTTAATTTGGTATGGTGAATATAAAGCGTCTAAAGATGCGAATGAAGGATTAGTGATTTCAGCACCTTATGGTTTTGCTGCAATGATCTTATCGGTTATTTTCATGTTTAATGCGCTACGTCAGCCATTAGTCATTTGGCTAACAGCACCACTTGCTATCATTGGAGTTACGGTTGGATTGATCATATTCCAAACCCCATTTGAGTTTATGGCGATATTAGGTTTCTTAAGCTTAATTGGTATGATGGTGAAGAATGCCATTGTATTAGTAGACCAAGCCGATGCTGAAATTAGAGAAGGTAAGCTGCCATATAATGCTATTATCGACGCCTCTTTAAGTCGTGCTCGACCAGTATTACTTGGCGCATTGACCACTATCTTAGGGGTTGCACCATTGCTAATTGACCCATTCTTCAAGAGTATGGCTGTAACCATTATGTTTGGTTTATTATTTGCAACAATCCTGACGTTAATCGTTATTCCATTGTTCTATGCAATGTTCTTCAGAATCAAAGCAATTGATGCGTAA
- the galM gene encoding galactose-1-epimerase codes for MTEQSTLFETMTQEAASDGRLAQLFELKNQHGMRAVFMDIGATWLSCKVPVKGQLREVLLGQSTMADFLEQQSYMGVTVGRYANRIANGQFKIDGIKHQVETNQAGNTLHGGPEGFNKRRWNVVEVTENSVEFGLVSSDGDQGFPGDLDVTVKYQLTNDNEVAISYKAKTNKTTPINLTNHAYFNLLGADSEHLGIDHILSVNSQEFVPTTEFGIPKGQWKRVKNTNFDFTSPKVISQDFMLDKDQEKAKGYDHSFVLDKACSKGDSAASLTSPDSLVTMHVFTTKPAMQLYTGNWLAGTPNRVGGVYQDYSGIALETQFLPDALNHPEWDHPSAILQPDETYQHQTCYQFIV; via the coding sequence ATGACAGAACAATCAACATTGTTCGAAACCATGACTCAGGAGGCGGCCAGCGATGGTCGCCTTGCTCAGTTATTCGAACTGAAAAATCAACATGGAATGCGTGCCGTATTTATGGATATTGGCGCAACGTGGTTAAGTTGCAAAGTGCCGGTTAAAGGTCAATTACGTGAAGTGTTGTTAGGGCAGTCAACCATGGCTGATTTTTTAGAACAACAAAGTTATATGGGGGTCACTGTCGGCCGCTATGCAAATCGTATCGCAAATGGCCAATTTAAAATTGATGGTATTAAACATCAAGTTGAAACCAATCAAGCAGGAAACACCTTACACGGTGGGCCTGAAGGGTTTAATAAACGTCGTTGGAACGTGGTAGAAGTAACAGAAAACAGTGTTGAATTTGGTTTGGTATCATCAGATGGGGATCAAGGTTTTCCCGGTGATCTCGATGTTACCGTAAAATATCAACTTACCAATGATAATGAAGTAGCCATTAGCTACAAAGCAAAAACGAATAAGACAACGCCGATTAACTTAACTAATCATGCTTATTTTAATTTACTCGGGGCGGACAGTGAACACTTAGGGATAGATCATATCTTAAGTGTTAATTCGCAAGAGTTTGTACCAACGACAGAGTTTGGTATTCCTAAAGGGCAATGGAAACGAGTTAAAAACACGAATTTTGATTTCACTTCACCTAAAGTGATTTCGCAAGATTTCATGCTCGATAAAGACCAAGAAAAAGCCAAAGGGTACGATCACTCTTTTGTTCTTGATAAAGCGTGTTCTAAGGGAGATAGCGCTGCGAGTTTAACCTCTCCAGACAGTTTAGTCACCATGCATGTATTTACCACTAAGCCTGCAATGCAGCTGTATACTGGAAATTGGTTAGCTGGCACACCAAATCGAGTAGGAGGGGTGTATCAGGATTATTCTGGTATTGCATTAGAGACTCAATTCCTACCTGATGCGTTAAATCACCCAGAATGGGATCACCCAAGTGCCATTTTGCAACCAGATGAAACGTATCAACATCAAACTTGCTATCAATTTATTGTTTAA
- the galK gene encoding galactokinase, whose translation MTNLIKNVKDAFNSVLSYAPTHIVQAPGRVNLIGEHTDYNDGFVLPCAINYQTVVAAAKRDDNIVRVVSVDYGNETDEFDITQEITFQENKMWSNYIRGVVKCLIGRGYEFKGADISVSGNVPQGAGLSSSAALEVVIGQTFKELYNLDISQAEIALNGQQAENEFVGCNCGIMDQMISAEGNENHAMLLDCRSLETTAVSMPEDMSVVIINSNKKRGLVDSEYNTRREQCEEAARIFGVKALRDVTIEEFNAKAHELDEMVAKRARHVITENDRTEEAAKVLASGDMKRMAVLMAESHASMRDDFEITVSEVDTLVDIVKNVIGAEGGVRMTGGGFGGCIVALVPPMLVDEVKAAVKELYEAKTGLKESIYVCQATNGAGLVL comes from the coding sequence ATGACAAACCTAATTAAAAACGTAAAAGACGCATTCAACTCAGTACTTTCTTACGCTCCAACGCACATCGTTCAAGCGCCGGGCCGTGTGAACTTAATTGGTGAACACACTGATTACAATGACGGTTTCGTATTGCCTTGTGCGATCAATTACCAAACGGTTGTCGCTGCTGCAAAGCGTGATGACAATATCGTTCGTGTCGTATCGGTAGATTACGGTAATGAAACCGACGAGTTTGATATTACCCAAGAGATCACATTCCAAGAAAACAAAATGTGGTCGAATTACATTCGTGGCGTAGTGAAATGTTTAATTGGCCGTGGTTATGAGTTTAAAGGTGCGGATATTTCGGTATCGGGTAACGTACCACAAGGTGCTGGTCTTAGTTCATCGGCGGCGCTAGAAGTGGTTATTGGTCAGACGTTTAAAGAACTGTATAACCTAGACATCAGCCAAGCAGAAATCGCACTCAATGGTCAGCAAGCAGAGAACGAATTTGTTGGTTGTAACTGCGGCATTATGGACCAAATGATCTCAGCAGAAGGCAACGAAAACCACGCAATGTTATTAGATTGCCGTTCATTAGAAACCACAGCGGTATCAATGCCTGAAGATATGTCAGTGGTTATTATTAACTCAAATAAAAAACGTGGATTAGTGGATTCTGAATACAACACTCGCCGTGAACAGTGTGAAGAAGCGGCTCGTATCTTTGGTGTGAAAGCATTGCGTGATGTGACTATCGAAGAATTTAACGCAAAAGCACATGAATTGGATGAAATGGTTGCAAAACGTGCGCGCCACGTGATTACAGAAAATGATCGTACCGAAGAAGCGGCAAAAGTGTTAGCGTCAGGAGACATGAAACGCATGGCGGTTTTAATGGCCGAATCTCATGCCTCAATGCGTGATGATTTTGAAATCACGGTTAGCGAAGTTGACACCTTGGTTGATATCGTTAAAAACGTGATTGGCGCAGAAGGTGGCGTACGCATGACAGGTGGTGGTTTTGGTGGCTGTATTGTTGCCTTAGTTCCACCAATGTTAGTGGATGAAGTGAAAGCGGCCGTTAAAGAATTATATGAAGCGAAAACAGGCTTAAAAGAATCCATTTATGTTTGCCAAGCAACCAATGGTGCCGGTCTGGTTTTATAA